One stretch of Pomacea canaliculata isolate SZHN2017 linkage group LG11, ASM307304v1, whole genome shotgun sequence DNA includes these proteins:
- the LOC112574695 gene encoding uncharacterized protein LOC112574695, protein MSGHPPPASQQGSRRSGGGGEDVRSTRGSGRGGGGRVTFYLHAVTDEQAAVLTDDSNQCSLQEIKMKTGADVQLDSNPSPVPGMKIVVIQGVPGQIEAAVGFISEKTGVQETISVQAQAFWLQWVEAAFPDLDSRAYFLPPVYVNRVPMTRQSVSDQNVLVLHPSSTQGVELNQATRIPSTAAQDSISQPSPVQDSDIREDKAMERLLVCLQTMSEQNKEVLVGISHLRYGQYLGEPCYAAAAAHLPSTKTFPSGLSRDRQGNFDLLLIHRHYGLVVCQVKAFGSNWSKCDMFQQDICSNLKIKLKEAIQSLNKAEAMLSHLVSDIASGLRITKTIAFPNLTARQVQQAVSDDTHTTEELCRCLGTSDSADIPETVNCLQ, encoded by the exons ATGTCTGGTCATCCACCACCGGCTTCACAACAA GGCAGTCGCCGGAGTGGAGGAGGTGGTGAAGATGTTAGGTCAACAAGAGGATCTGGTAGAGGAGGCGGAGGCCGTGTGACCTTTTACCTGCACGCCGTGACTGATGAACAGGCTGCTGTCCTCACTGACGACA GTAACCAATGCTCACTCCAAGAGATCAAGATGAAGACAGGCGCTGATGTACAGCTCGACTCtaacccctcacctgtaccaggtatgaagattgtcGTCATCCAAGGTGTTCCAGGTCAGATCGAGGCAGCAGTCGGATTCATCAGTGAGAAGACAGGCGTACAG GAAACCATCTCAGTACAAGCCCAGGCATTCTGGTTACAATGggtggaggccgcgttccctgatctcgactcacgcgcctacttcctgcctcctgtctacgtcaaccgcgtgcccatgactagacagtcggTATCTGACCAGAATGTTCTGGTTCTTCATCCATCATCTACTCAAGGTGTTGAGCTAAACCAGGCGACCAGGATTCCATCCACTGCTGCTCAGGACTCTATTTCGCAACCTTCTCCTGTCCAGGACAGTGACATAAGAGAGGATAAAGCCATGGAGCGGCTGCTCGTCTGTCTGCAGACGATgtcagaacaaaataaagaagtcTTAGTTGGAATAAGTCACTTGAGGTATGGACAGTACCTGGGCGAACCATGCTACGCTGCTGCGGCTGCCCACTTGCCTTCAACTAAGACATTTCCCAGTGGTTTGTCAAGGGACAGACAGGGAAACTTTGATCTTCTCCTCATTCATCGACATTATGGTCTTGTCGTCTGTCAAGTGAAAGCTTTTGGAAGTAACTGGAGCAAATGTGACATGTTCCAACAAGATATATGCAGTAATCTTAAGATAAAACTTAAAGAAGCCATACAATCGTTaaacaaggcggaggccatgttgtctcacctggtgtctgacaTCGCttccggtctgcgcatcactaagaccatcgctttccccaacctcacggctcgtcagGTACAACAGGCTGTCTCTGATGACACCCACACCACTGAG GaactgtgtcggtgtctgggaacatcaGACTccgccgacatcccag AAACTGTGAACTGCCTGCAGTGA
- the LOC112576110 gene encoding uncharacterized protein LOC112576110, translating to MAGQPLSTVQKDNHGHLSDSGGPTSGGGRVKGYVQVITDRQASYLTGNNLPLLELKKKSGAEVDFDKNLSPVPGMKILIIRGNPHQIEKAINLMNAACGIEETMLAQAQEFWLRWVEAAFPELDSRAYFLPPVYFNRVPMTRQTVSGQDVLVLQSAPGQPNQSNQISTTQTSNFNPHVQESDIRAYEAFQHVLFCLQKKFEDSKEVFVGLSQLRFGQYLDKPCYAAAVDNLPLSKTLPKSSSKDRQGAFSLLLIHRYYGFVVCEVKSLGKNYSKSNMTDLQLKDCIRNKLKHDISQLDKAEKMLSHLVSDIAPEVRITKTIVVPNITAVQVQQAISDDSELTQDLCRCLGTTENADIPGLCLCSDQLSDPKTPCDVSSHVLRELGHWWQRRVAGAGPDPHMTDDIYKILLARFCGPATTVTIPCTSAPRLCLKTLGQAASFTGQCYTAVITLFPEQVHLLHTAPPTLFVTGPPGTGKTVVLLLMAIQWLQCGHHVHILSTWWISRAVCMILYHKLLQAVRMERIPGVSPEKVHLHEHDILLEKNMMKAVTDLSQCAKEESLYVIADEVGPESRSGDFGTFCEELMKQVRRLSIWAGSCYHNQAPDGWQVEYLRRPLRSPPTVVREVDKTWDGIVSTYGERGVRDHTDGPPVKRLYHKGQGHISEHPGDCMECGREVARFLRSLRVDEPGSHTEIVYNTETRKVTTPPALEWRDMMVMYYWMHYTGVIEGLQEAGIPVRVMKDDDIEDVATASSDVVWVAPVGRVRGLERKVVVSLDPDINTVRLHLVSRCTSQLIIVLKDEQ from the exons ATGGCCGGTCAGCCACTTTCTACTGTACAAAAG GACAACCATGGGCATTTGTCAGATAGTGGTGGACCAACTTCTGGTGGAGGACGTGTCAAAGGCTACGTACAGGTCATAACTGACCGACAAGCGTCTTATTTGACAG GTAATAATCTCCCACTCCTAGAGCTGAAGAAGAAGTCAGGGGCGGAAGTAGACTTTGACAAAAACTtatcacctgtaccaggtatgaagatccTCATCATCCGCGGTAATCCACATCAGATCGAGAAGGCAATCAACCTTATGAATGCTGCGTGTGGTATTGAG GAAACCATGTTGGCACAAGCTCAGGAATTTTGGCTTCGATGggtggaggccgcgttccctgaactcgactcacgcgcctacttcctgcctcctgtctacttcaaccgcgtgccgatgaccagGCAGACGGtatctggtcaggatgttctggtccttcagtcagcacctggacagcCTAATCAGTCTAATCAGATATCTACTACTCAAACTTCCAATTTCAATCCTCATGTTCAAGAAAGTGACATTAGAGCTTATGAAGCCTTCCAACACGTTCTCTTCTGTTTGCAGAAAAAGTTTGAAGATAGCAAAGAAGTTTTTGTTGGACTAAGTCAGCTTCGGTTCGGACAGTACCTAGATaaaccttgttacgctgccgcGGTTGACAACCTACCCCTATCTAAGACGTTGCCAAAGTCTTCGTCAAAAGATAGACAAGGAGcgttttctttgcttcttattcaccgataTTACGGTTTTgtagtctgtgaggtgaagtcTTTGGGTAAAAACTATAGCAAAAGTAACATGACAGATTTGCAATTAAAGGACTGCATACGGAATAAACTGAAACACGACATCTCACAGCTGGACAAAGCAGAGAaaatgttgtctcacctggtgtctgacaTCGCTCCTGAggtgcgcatcactaagacgaTTGTAGTCCCAAATATCACGGCTGTCCAGGTACAACAAGCCATCTCTGATGACTCTGAGTTGACTCAG gacctgtgtcgatgtctgggaacaacagaaaacgccgacatcccaggtctgtgtctgtgctctgaccagttgtctgaccccaagaccccgtgtgacgtcagtagtcacgtgctgagggaactcggacactggtggcagcgacgtgtggctggggctggacctgacccTCACATGACTGATGATATCTACAAGATTCTTCTAGCCAG GTTTTGTGGACCGGCGACAACAGTTACTATCCCATGTACATCTGCCCCACGCCTGTGtctcaagaccctgggtcaggccgcgTCCTTTACGGGgcagtgctatactgctgtaatcacactcttcccggagcaagttcacctgctacacacggcgcctcccacactctttgtcaccggaccgcccggtacaggtaaaactgtggtgctgctgctgatggccatacagtggctgcaaTGTGGTCACCACGTTCACATTCTGAGTACTTGGTGGATTAGTCGTGCTGTGTGCATGATATTGTACCACAAACTTCTACAAGCTGTCAGGATGGAACGTATACCAGGGGTATCTCCCGAAAAAGTTCATCTCCATGAGCATGATATTTTACTGGAGAAAAACATGATGAAAGCTGTAACTGACTTGTCCCAGTGCGCAAAGGAAGAATCgctgtacgtcatcgctgatgaagtgggACCTGAGTCAAG GTCAGGCGATTTTGGAACTTTCTGTGAAGAGCTGATGAAACAAGTCCGTCGTCTCAGTATTTGGGCTGGAAGTTGCTATCATAATCAAGCACCGgacggctggcaagtggaatatttaagaagacccctccgctctccgccgaccgtcgtcagggaagtcgacaAGACGTGGGACGGTATCGTCAGCACCTACGGCGAGCGTGGTGTGCGTGACCACACAGACGGTCCACCAGTGAAGCGACTATATCACAAAGGCCAGGGTCACATAAGTGAACATCCAGGTGACTGTATGGAATGCGGTCGGGAGGTGGCCAGGTTTCTACGCAGTCTCCGTGTTGACGAGCCAG GGAGCCACACTGAGATTGTATACAACACAGAAACACGTAAAGTAACAACACCACCAGCACTCGAGTGGAGAGACATGATGGTGATGTATTATTGGATGCATTATACTGGTGTGATAGAGGGACTACAAGAAGcaggtatcccagtgcgggtgatgaaagatgatgacatcgaggacgtggccacggccagcagtgacgtggtgtgggtggcccCTGTCGGTCgagttcgtggtctggagagaaaagtcgtcgtctctCTTGATCCTGACATTAATACAGTTCGACTTCACCTAGTATCCCGGTGCACCTCACAGCTTATAATTGTTTTGAAAGACGAACAATAA
- the LOC112575151 gene encoding uncharacterized protein LOC112575151 — MRIISRHNVHPYSKRGVPDHTDGPPVRRLYHGGEGHSDDRPVDCVTCGREVARFLHSLRVGVTERGPATSTTDTFISGGTTPPCLQWRDVLVLYWDDVSDNSGVVTGLQEAGIPVRMMKDDDIEDVATARSDVVWVAGGHRVRGLERKVIVCLEDLKLELFSSIRLDLMSRCTSQLVTVSPDN; from the exons ATGAGGATCATTAGCCGCCATAATGTCCACCCTTACAGtaagcgaggtgtgcccgaccacacagacggcccgccagtcagacgactgtatcACGGAGGTGAGGGTCACTCAGATGACAGGCCAgttgactgtgtcacgtgcggtcgtgaggtggccaggttcctacacagtctccgtgttggtgttacag AGCGTGGGCCAGCAACATCTACAACAGACACATTTATCAgcggcggcacaacaccaccctgtctacagtggagagacgtgctggtgttgtactgggatGACGTTAGTGACAACTCGGGTGTTGTGAcgggactgcaagaagcgggtatcccagtgcggatgatgaaggatgatgacatcgaggacgtggccacggcccgcagtgacgtggtatGGGTAGCCGGTGGACATCgagttcgtggtctggagagaaaagtcatcGTCTGTCTGGAGGATCTTAAGTTGGAATTGTTCAGCTCTATCCGACTCGACCTCATGTctcgctgtacgtcacaacttgtgactGTCTCCCCTGACAACTAG